One Pararge aegeria chromosome 4, ilParAegt1.1, whole genome shotgun sequence DNA segment encodes these proteins:
- the LOC120623351 gene encoding 40S ribosomal protein S8 — MGISRDHWHKRRATGGKRAPIRKKRKYELGRPAANTKLGSQRIHLVRARGGNIKYRALRLDTGNFSWGSECSTRKARIIDVVYNASNNELVRTKTLVKNAIVVVDATPFRQWYESHYLLPLGRKKGAKLTEAEEAIINKKRSKKTAKKYLSRQRLSKVEAALEEQFHTGRLLACVASRPGQCGRADGYVLEGKELEFYLRKIKSKRAK; from the exons ATGG GTATCAGCCGTGATCACTGGCATAAAAGGAGGGCTACTGGCGGTAAACGCGCGCCTATCCGCAAGAAGAGGAAGTATGAGTTAGGTCGCCCGGCTGCCAACACCAAG cTTGGCTCACAGCGTATCCACTTGGTGCGTGCTCGTGGAGGTAACATCAAGTACCGTGCTCTACGTCTTGACACTGGAAACTTCTCGTGGGGCTCCGAAT GCTCAACCCGCAAAGCGCGTATCATTGACGTTGTATATAATGCATCCAACAATGAGTTGGTGCGTACTAAGACACTTGTTAAGAACGCAATTGTTGTGGTGGATGCCACACCATTCAGGCAGTGGTATGAATCACACTACCTCCTGCCGCTCGGTAGAAAGAAGGGTGCCAAGTTG ACTGAAGCGGAAGAGGCCATTATTAACAAGAAACGGAGCAAGAAGACAGCAAAGAAATACCTGTCAAGACAGCGCCTCTCAAAGGTTGAGGCTGCCCTTGAAGAACAATTCCACACTGGACGtttattag CGTGTGTAGCGAGCCGGCCAGGCCAGTGCGGTCGCGCCGACGGCTACGTACTTGAAGGAAAGGAGTTGGAATTCTACCTGAGAAAGATCAAATCCAAGAGGGCGAAGTAG